A genomic segment from Nicotiana tabacum cultivar K326 chromosome 7, ASM71507v2, whole genome shotgun sequence encodes:
- the LOC107826851 gene encoding BON1-associated protein 2-like, with translation MKPSSSLTSRVLEITVISGENLRESKKQWVKKNAFVNIRTTDSNVQTTKMDKDGGSYPVWNEKLIVDLPMHAINLTVEVQCKTSYGIKPIGIARVPTSDFIGGFLPEDYLHFLSYRLRDEKGEKNGIINFSVKVKNAPPQTTGCASAYSQQWTVAPAAMRSNTSGVVVTGIPVYPSY, from the coding sequence ATGAAGCCATCGTCCTCTTTAACGTCACGGGTATTAGAAATCACAGTGATATCTGGGGAGAATCTCCGAGAAAGCAAGAAGCAATGGGTGAAGAAGAACGCTTTCGTAAATATCAGAACAACAGATAGCAACGTTCAAACAACTAAAATGGATAAAGACGGCGGAAGTTATCCTGTATGGAACGAAAAACTGATCGTTGATTTGCCCATGCATGCAATAAATCTGACGGTGGAGGTTCAATGCAAGACTTCTTATGGGATTAAACCCATTGGGATTGCAAGAGTTCCCACGTCGGATTTCATTGGTGGATTCTTGCCTGAAGATTATCTGCACTTCTTGAGTTATAGGCTTAGGGATGAAAAGGGTGAGAAGAATGGGATTATCAATTTCTCCGTCAAGGTCAAGAATGCACCGCCGCAAACTACCGGTTGCGCCTCTGCTTATTCGCAGCAGTGGACGGTAGCTCCGGCGGCAATGAGAAGTAATACTTCTGGCGTGGTTGTAACCGGTATTCCCGTTTATCCCAGTTATTAG